Proteins encoded by one window of Archaeoglobus veneficus SNP6:
- a CDS encoding CBS domain-containing protein — translation MRRKEIFAGGKRGEEPKKTNRKSIKPGTIMDIATTNVVTIPPTSTVMAAVKSMVTYSFRRLPIADPGTKRLEGIITATDIINFFGGGSKHRIVEDRYGNNLLAAVNEEVREIMEREVISIEFTESLEDGLDVILKKGVGGCPIIDRDDRVVGMVTERDYLAYLAESNLTGEVSKYMTRGVITAKPETSIEDAMKTMISRKIRRLPVIKDGVLVGLITSSTLVRFFSGEAFRSLITGDASDILEKPISSILANGNVLEYKEPLAFPPDANISEVARRMIDVNHGAALIVSDGRLEGIITERDIVRFLYKVRK, via the coding sequence ATGAGAAGAAAGGAGATATTTGCCGGAGGTAAGAGGGGAGAGGAACCTAAAAAAACGAATCGTAAGAGTATCAAACCTGGTACAATTATGGATATCGCTACAACAAACGTCGTTACGATTCCCCCAACCTCTACGGTGATGGCTGCGGTCAAGTCGATGGTTACTTACAGTTTCAGGCGTCTGCCCATAGCAGATCCAGGTACGAAGAGGCTTGAGGGTATAATTACCGCGACAGACATAATCAATTTCTTTGGTGGTGGAAGCAAGCACCGCATAGTTGAGGACAGATATGGTAACAACCTCCTCGCTGCAGTTAATGAAGAGGTCAGGGAGATCATGGAGAGGGAAGTCATTTCCATCGAATTCACAGAATCGCTTGAGGATGGTCTCGACGTTATACTGAAAAAGGGTGTTGGGGGCTGCCCAATCATCGACAGAGACGATAGGGTTGTGGGTATGGTTACTGAGAGGGACTACCTCGCATACCTTGCGGAGAGCAATCTAACCGGAGAAGTGTCCAAGTATATGACGAGGGGAGTTATAACCGCAAAGCCGGAGACGAGCATAGAGGATGCGATGAAGACAATGATCTCGAGGAAGATAAGGAGACTTCCGGTCATTAAGGATGGAGTGCTTGTTGGTCTCATAACATCTTCCACTCTCGTCAGATTTTTCAGCGGTGAAGCATTCAGGAGTTTGATTACAGGAGACGCGAGTGACATTCTTGAGAAACCTATTAGTTCCATTCTCGCAAATGGAAATGTGCTCGAGTATAAGGAGCCCCTTGCATTTCCTCCCGATGCGAATATCTCGGAAGTCGCAAGGCGCATGATTGATGTGAATCATGGGGCTGCTCTCATAGTCAGCGACGGCAGGCTTGAGGGCATTATAACTGAGAGGGATATAGTCAGGTTCCTTTACAAGGTCAGGAAATGA
- a CDS encoding CBS domain-containing protein, with the protein MQADIPAKDIMTREVCTGNPDETLFSAAKRMLEFGVGSIVVVEDHKPLGIVTEKDILEKVVAKNRTPSEVKLKEIMSYPLITIKPTTSVREAADIMLKRGIRRLPVIDDGDLIGIVTDTDILGVSLDLGELMGLVRERSFGSFNFVEEMGGKCERCGRFSEHLIEVDGLKLCEDCAETFG; encoded by the coding sequence ATGCAGGCAGATATTCCAGCGAAGGACATAATGACAAGGGAGGTCTGCACAGGCAACCCAGACGAGACACTTTTTAGTGCCGCAAAAAGGATGCTTGAGTTCGGTGTAGGGAGCATAGTCGTGGTTGAAGACCACAAGCCTCTGGGAATCGTAACTGAGAAAGATATTCTCGAAAAAGTCGTAGCTAAAAACAGAACGCCTTCCGAGGTAAAACTTAAGGAAATTATGAGTTACCCCCTTATCACGATCAAGCCTACAACCTCTGTAAGGGAAGCTGCTGACATTATGCTCAAAAGAGGGATCAGGCGTCTTCCGGTTATAGATGATGGAGACCTGATCGGAATTGTTACGGATACAGATATACTTGGCGTAAGTCTCGATCTTGGAGAGCTGATGGGTCTTGTCAGAGAGCGCTCCTTTGGCTCATTTAACTTTGTTGAAGAAATGGGCGGGAAGTGTGAGCGCTGTGGACGCTTTTCTGAACACCTTATAGAAGTTGACGGTTTGAAGTTGTGTGAGGACTGTGCGGAGACCTTTGGCTAA